A window of the Dyadobacter pollutisoli genome harbors these coding sequences:
- a CDS encoding NADH:flavin oxidoreductase, translating to MHDIIFQPLQFRNLTVKNRLFRSSVSGRIDHYDGSGTQARINWEKKFASGGVGAIISSHIPVDPAQRILPNYAMIDRDDLIPFWKEVVKSVHAYDCKFIGQLSMSGHQQDIRGVENRHRLPLSPVDGSEHFHGIKGKAMSKIQISDAVRKFAEAASRAREAGMDGIELHASNGYLFTQFLSSAINNRKDEYGGALENRARFLMEVVWAVREKVGDDYHFQVKMNAADHHSDYFLNFGKGNTLNEGVAVARWLEKAGVDALHVSVGSQFPHPRNPVGPLPIENAAITYPAMIPSGHLSFWNYLTFRYKIFWPLIQWLWRRKQPGIMEGINLAECKAIMDAVSIPVLCTGGFQTASLIRNALENNFCDGVTIARPLMANPTLPLMFASGLDQAPKPCSYCNKCLAHVLVDPLGCYDESRYDSYEDMMEEIMSIFKNEYF from the coding sequence ATGCATGATATCATTTTTCAACCTTTGCAGTTTCGGAATTTAACCGTTAAAAACAGGTTATTCCGGTCCAGTGTTTCGGGCAGGATTGATCATTACGATGGGTCGGGGACGCAGGCGAGGATTAATTGGGAAAAGAAATTCGCCAGTGGAGGGGTAGGGGCGATTATCAGCTCGCACATCCCGGTGGACCCGGCACAGCGGATACTGCCGAATTACGCTATGATAGACCGCGATGACCTCATCCCGTTTTGGAAGGAGGTTGTAAAAAGTGTCCATGCCTATGACTGCAAGTTTATCGGGCAACTGTCGATGTCGGGGCATCAGCAGGACATTAGAGGTGTTGAAAACAGGCACCGTCTGCCACTAAGCCCGGTGGATGGGTCGGAGCATTTCCACGGTATCAAGGGCAAAGCAATGTCCAAAATCCAGATTAGCGACGCAGTCCGCAAGTTTGCGGAAGCAGCCAGCCGGGCGAGGGAAGCCGGAATGGATGGGATTGAATTGCACGCCTCCAATGGTTATTTGTTTACGCAATTCCTCAGTTCCGCGATTAATAACAGAAAAGACGAATATGGAGGAGCGTTGGAAAACAGGGCGCGATTTTTAATGGAGGTAGTGTGGGCTGTTCGGGAGAAAGTTGGGGATGATTATCATTTTCAGGTTAAAATGAATGCTGCGGATCATCATAGCGACTACTTTCTGAATTTTGGAAAAGGGAATACACTCAATGAAGGTGTCGCCGTGGCCCGCTGGCTGGAAAAGGCAGGTGTAGACGCACTGCATGTGTCGGTGGGCAGCCAGTTTCCTCACCCTCGTAACCCGGTGGGGCCATTACCCATTGAAAATGCTGCTATTACTTATCCGGCGATGATCCCGAGCGGACATTTATCGTTTTGGAATTACCTCACGTTCAGGTACAAAATATTCTGGCCGCTGATCCAGTGGCTTTGGCGGAGGAAACAGCCGGGGATCATGGAAGGAATAAACCTGGCTGAATGTAAGGCCATTATGGATGCGGTTTCTATCCCCGTGTTGTGTACCGGAGGTTTCCAAACTGCGTCGCTGATCAGGAATGCACTTGAAAATAATTTTTGTGATGGCGTGACGATTGCCCGTCCGTTGATGGCCAATCCTACATTACCGCTGATGTTTGCCTCAGGGCTTGATCAGGCGCCGAAACCTTGCAGCTATTGCAACAAATGCCTCGCTCATGTGCTGGTGGATCCGCTCGGTTGTTACGATGAGAGCAGGTATGATAGCTATGAGGATATGATGGAAGAGATTATGAGCATCTTCAAAAACGAGTATTTTTGA
- a CDS encoding glycoside hydrolase family 9 protein: MNIKSFSQAYPAIFVAVILNVMCSVYSSAQISTDIRLNQVGFYPKGQKLAVVVGEKSQVFEIKDAASGKTVLKGKLSEPRSNQHSGKISRFADFTTIQKKGKYIVEIPGLGKSASFEIKENIHREVAEAALKGFYYQRASVGLPEKFAGKWARPAGHPDDKILVHASAISEGRPENTSISSTRGWYDAGDYNKYVVNSGITMGTLLSLYEDFPSYFEDFNVNIPESNNSVPDLLDEVIWNLRWMLTMQDPADGGVYHKLTNPRFDGMVMPDAAKNPRYVVQKNTVATLDFVAVMAQSGRIFRAFESKFPGLADSCMTASVKAWEWAKKNPAIFYNQEELNKKFDPDIVTGAYGDRDASDEWVWASAEMYASTGKPGYIKDIPFRTNEPMALPTWSQVRTLGYYTLIRFSETLKLEAQLEKQLKTSVTTYADELLKDLEKQPYHTVMGKNSKDYAWGSSSVAANQGIALLYAFKISADQKYVRAALGNLDYMLGRNATGYCFLTGFGSKRVMHPHHRPSIADGIVDPIPGLLSGGPNPGQQDKCTTYASKFADESFTDDDCSYASNEIAINWNAPLVYLAAAIEAIMAKK; the protein is encoded by the coding sequence ATGAATATAAAGTCTTTTTCCCAAGCATACCCGGCCATTTTCGTCGCCGTAATTTTGAACGTAATGTGTTCTGTTTATTCCTCGGCACAGATTTCTACGGATATCCGCCTGAATCAAGTTGGTTTTTATCCGAAAGGGCAAAAGTTGGCCGTGGTAGTAGGAGAGAAGAGTCAAGTGTTTGAAATTAAAGACGCAGCCAGTGGAAAAACGGTTTTGAAAGGCAAACTAAGTGAACCGCGATCGAACCAGCACTCGGGCAAAATCAGCCGTTTCGCCGATTTTACGACCATTCAGAAGAAAGGGAAATACATTGTTGAAATTCCCGGGCTAGGGAAATCGGCATCATTTGAAATAAAAGAAAATATACACCGCGAAGTCGCAGAAGCAGCATTGAAAGGGTTTTACTACCAACGTGCCTCAGTGGGGTTACCGGAAAAATTTGCAGGTAAATGGGCGCGCCCGGCAGGTCATCCCGATGACAAAATTCTGGTCCATGCTTCCGCGATTTCGGAGGGTAGGCCTGAAAATACTTCAATCAGCTCAACAAGAGGCTGGTACGATGCGGGGGATTATAATAAGTACGTGGTGAACTCGGGAATTACAATGGGTACCCTGCTGTCTTTGTATGAAGATTTTCCTTCCTATTTCGAAGATTTCAATGTCAACATTCCGGAAAGCAATAACTCTGTTCCCGATCTGCTGGACGAGGTGATATGGAACCTGAGGTGGATGTTGACAATGCAAGACCCGGCTGATGGAGGTGTTTACCATAAACTGACCAATCCTCGTTTCGACGGAATGGTGATGCCGGATGCCGCAAAGAATCCACGGTATGTAGTTCAGAAAAATACGGTTGCAACATTAGATTTTGTCGCCGTAATGGCACAGTCTGGCCGTATTTTCAGAGCTTTTGAAAGTAAATTTCCCGGCCTGGCCGACTCGTGCATGACAGCGTCTGTGAAAGCCTGGGAATGGGCAAAAAAGAACCCGGCTATTTTTTACAACCAGGAGGAATTGAACAAAAAATTTGATCCTGACATTGTTACGGGTGCCTATGGGGACAGAGACGCGAGCGATGAGTGGGTATGGGCGTCGGCTGAGATGTATGCGTCGACGGGAAAGCCGGGGTATATCAAGGACATTCCTTTCCGGACGAATGAACCCATGGCGTTGCCGACTTGGAGCCAGGTAAGGACATTGGGATACTACACGCTGATCAGGTTTTCGGAGACATTGAAATTGGAAGCGCAGTTGGAGAAACAACTCAAAACAAGTGTCACGACCTATGCAGACGAATTGTTAAAAGATCTCGAAAAACAGCCATATCACACGGTAATGGGCAAAAATTCCAAAGATTACGCATGGGGAAGCAGCTCGGTCGCCGCCAACCAGGGGATCGCATTGTTGTATGCATTCAAAATCAGTGCTGATCAGAAATATGTTCGGGCCGCATTAGGTAACCTGGACTACATGTTGGGACGTAATGCAACCGGTTATTGTTTTTTGACGGGTTTTGGTTCAAAACGGGTAATGCATCCACACCACCGACCATCCATTGCTGACGGAATTGTAGATCCGATACCGGGCCTTTTGTCTGGCGGACCAAATCCGGGACAACAGGACAAATGCACGACTTACGCCAGCAAATTTGCGGACGAATCGTTTACAGACGACGATTGTTCATATGCGTCCAATGAAATCGCGATCAACTGGAATGCGCCATTGGTTTACCTGGCCGCTGCAATAGAGGCTATTATGGCTAAAAAATAA